TCAGAACATTTTAAATACATGAGTAAGCCAATTTCCGTCACAATTACTTTCAAACCTATGCAACTTAGAGGCtatatcaaaataaatattctgTGTCGTTTGTGAAAACTCCTTAAAGTCATTCAAGTTTCTGAAATACAATTTTTGTGTGCCTAGGCTTGAATCTACCGGGAGATGGAGCAAGATGTAGAAAGTCCGGCCTTCGGGAGGCAGCCCATGTGGACCAAACCAGCCCGTGAAGACCTCCCTAAACAGCTGGTGGACAAATCCGCTGCTAAGAAGATCCAGAGGTATGTGCGGAAGGACGGGAAGTGCAATGTCCATCATGGAAATATCCGTGAGACATACCGCTACCTGACAGACATCTTCACCACTCTGGTGGACCTCAAGTGGGGGTTGAACCTCTTCATCTTCGTCCTGGTCTACACAGTCACCTGGCTCTTCTTCGGCTTCATGTGGTGGCTCATCGCGTACCTCCGTGGGGATTTGGATCATATCTCAGATGACCAGTGGACTCCATGTGTCAATAACCTCAATGGGTTTGTCTCAGCGTTCCTGTTCTCCATCGAGACGGAGACCACAATCGGGTACGGATACAGGGTCATCACCGATAAGTGCCCGGAGGGGAtcctgctgctcctcatccAGTCTGTGCTCGGCTCCATCGTGAACGCCTTCATGGTGGGCTGCATGTTCGTCAAGATATCGCAGCCCAAGAAGCGTGCGGAGACCCTCGTGTTCTCCACCAATGCTGTTATCTCCATGAGAGACGGTCGGCTGTGTCTCATGTTCAGGGTCGGGGACCTCCGCAACTCACACATCGTGGAGGCGTCCATCAGGGCCAAGCTCATCAAGTCCAAGCAGACCAAAGAGGGGGAGTTCATCCCCCTGAACCAGACAGACCTCAACGTGGGCTACAACACAGGGGACGACAGGCTCTTCCTGGTGTCGCCACTGATCATAAGTCATGAAATCAATCGGCAAAGCCCCTTCTGGGACATCTCCCAGGCCAGCCTGGTGAGAGACGAGCTGGAGTTGGTCGTCATTCTGGAGGGGATGGTGGAGGCCACAGGTAAGCAGATAGTTCACTGTAAACCATTGTTGAATGTCATGTTAAGATTTGTATTTTAAAGGTCTTTATTATATCCTGTTAAATACTTTAGGATTCGCTGTTTTCCTCTATCGCTCAATCCTCAACTTACTCATTGCACGTTCTCAAAGAACGTATAAACTCATATTTAACTGATATCTGAGGTTGTTAGACATATGGCCAgttgttatttatatttattacacggctcttctcaatgctttggaacgctccattcacttgcatgggccttcacatCATCCGGCGGTGAATAATATTTCGATAATTGACcattgctaagcatataatgaccgctgtcaaggaaagtggatgtTTTTGCCATCTTCCGTTTcgctccgcaagtagtccggtaacttatcaaccccagcatactcggttgctaagcgacctCAACCTCTTTGGCCGACTACATCTccgctgatcaacactacgaacgctttacaaataaattgtaaaaagacacaccgtgtgttTACTTTTTCGTTTTGGTAAGTCGCAGTGTAATAAgcaggataatgtatagaacgttgcTGGTCATTATCgacagggcgaagcaagacacctccgcttcgcgtcggtgtcctgttcgccccaTCGGGGCTTATTTtaacgataatgaccggcattctatacattatcccttacttatttcACGGCTCTTCTAAATGCTGGGGAAAGCTcctttcacttgcatgggccttcccaacttCCGGGGGTGAATTATTTTTAGATAttgttgctaagcatataatgaccgctgtcaaggaaagtggattttttgcctctgattcacgtctttggtagcactccgcaagtagtccggtaacttatcaaccccagcatattcggttgctaagcgacgtcaatgtCTTTGGTGGACATCTGATGGCTAATTGGTTACCTTGTCGTATGCTATGTGCAGGCTGTTTCTCAAACGGGCAGTTTGAGCAATTTAGCAGTAGTTAAGCTGCAGATATATTATTATCGAGTACTTACTGCTTTGTCATTTGATAATGAAAGACATTATAAATATTTGAGTCTTTGTAAAACAATGAATCAATACATCATTTTGTTGGGTGTGAATATAGCTAAATTTACCTTGACGGCGTTCCCATTATGTCTATTGCAATTGTATGAATGCATATCTGatacacagtaggcctacaagtctcctttgtgttgtgttgtgttgatttaAAACAGACGACTTCCCCTAAACCTCCCGTTGTGTGGCTTGTATGTTCAGGTATGACATGCCAGGCACGAAGCTCATATGTAAGCAGCGAGATCAAGTGGGGATACCGCTTCACACCGGTTCTCACCCTGGAAGATGGCTTCTATGAAGTGGATTACAACAGCTTCCACAACATCTACgagaccaccacccccagctgCAGCGCCAGAGAGCTGTCAGACATGAGTGGCAGGATGCGTCTCCCTCTCACCTGGTCACTGGCCAGCAAGCTGAGCCAGCAGGGCCTCCCTGACACCCATCTGGAGTCAAATGTGAAGAAACTGGCGGACCTGGACAGTAAGGAGGACACGAAGCAGCCGGAGCGCAACGGGGAGATCGGAAGCATAGAGAGTGAATCAAAGGTCTGAGGAGCAGGCTGggcctgtatgtgtgcatggatgtgatGGCTGAGCAAGGGTGGATTCAAAGGTATGATTGAGAGTTCTGATTGGTACTGAGGTCCTCCAGGTGCAAAGCGTTAACCAGGAAGCCCTGTGCTACCAGTAACACCCCAGGGTGACTGCAGTCTCATCTTATGTTGCATGTCCAAACGATGTAAACCTCTCCACACAAAGTAAACCTGTTCACACGATGTAAACCTGTTCGATGACGATATTTTCTATTCTAAAGTTCTAGGGAATTagcatttgtatttttgtacgTACAATTTTTGTTTCAACTGTAAA
The Gadus morhua chromosome 7, gadMor3.0, whole genome shotgun sequence DNA segment above includes these coding regions:
- the kcnj6 gene encoding G protein-activated inward rectifier potassium channel 2 — translated: MEQDVESPAFGRQPMWTKPAREDLPKQLVDKSAAKKIQRYVRKDGKCNVHHGNIRETYRYLTDIFTTLVDLKWGLNLFIFVLVYTVTWLFFGFMWWLIAYLRGDLDHISDDQWTPCVNNLNGFVSAFLFSIETETTIGYGYRVITDKCPEGILLLLIQSVLGSIVNAFMVGCMFVKISQPKKRAETLVFSTNAVISMRDGRLCLMFRVGDLRNSHIVEASIRAKLIKSKQTKEGEFIPLNQTDLNVGYNTGDDRLFLVSPLIISHEINRQSPFWDISQASLVRDELELVVILEGMVEATGMTCQARSSYVSSEIKWGYRFTPVLTLEDGFYEVDYNSFHNIYETTTPSCSARELSDMSGRMRLPLTWSLASKLSQQGLPDTHLESNVKKLADLDSKEDTKQPERNGEIGSIESESKV